Within Citrus sinensis cultivar Valencia sweet orange chromosome 1, DVS_A1.0, whole genome shotgun sequence, the genomic segment TACCTCCTCAGCCCGCATTTGATAGTATGATAGAATTATACACTAAACCTTGTCTCTCAGAACGTAATGATAATAGATCTTTACAAAGCAAGACCCCTCCTAAATCACGTGAGAAGGATTTAAAAGGGGCTGTAAGACAGGATGAGAATTCTATGTTGGGATCAACTCCAGTCAGGGTTACTCCAAGTGGCCGGAAGACTCAAACAAAGACTTCTGGCAGAGTATTTGAGGAGAAGCGGAAAGATCCTTCCGGTACTACCAGGCAAGTGAATCTCTTACGGTTGTCAAGAATAGTGAAATCTAACTTACAGAGGGAGAATGATAAAGAAAACTACCGGAGGCCTTTGCCTAATGGCTCTGAGAATGATTCTGAAGTGAAAATTGAGAATAATGATATGGAACTTGATTTTAATGAGAACACTGAAGATGAGACAAATGATGAACCAGATGGGCCTGATAACCCTAACTGTGCAAGTGAAGATAAATTGTCGGGTCAACCTCAGCATCATGAGAAAGCAGAAGAGACTGGCCGTAACGGAAACCATTCAGGTACTCCATCTGCAGAAGGTATGCCTGTTTCTGATGAATCAAGAAAGCAAGATCGTGAATCATCTCCAGAGCGTGTTGAAGTTGCTGCTACTCCACCTACTGTTAGCCCGCAACTCAAAACTACAAGAATTAGAGAGGGTTCAGGGCCTCCCCTTGACTCTGAGTCCTCAAGATCATCTAATAGCCTTTCACAGGTTCTTTGGCATCCCTCGGATCTTTCTGTCCGACCTGTAATGCCCAGCAGAAAAGCTGATAAAGTATCAGAGGTATTTCCTTCACTTCCTTTTGAGGCCCTGAAAGCATCTGATTTTGTTAAGATGTCAAAGGAGCAGCTGGATGCACTGAACGCTAGAATCTTGGCCGTTTTGAATGGGAACTCTAGCATTGGGGAGAAGCAGAATGTAGTCAGATACCTTGAGATGTTGAGCAGCAATGCTGATGCAGCCAATATCTTAACCAGCGGGCCAATAATGCTTGTGCTTGTTAAAATGCTCCGACTGTCCAAGACATCAGCTTTGAGAGTTCAACTTGCTTCACTTATTGGCTTGTTCATTCGTCATTCTACTTTTATCAATGACGATTTGGCAAATTCTGGAATTTTAGGTTCACTAACTGATGGCCTAAGGGACAAGCAAGAAAAAGTAAGGAGGTTTTCTATGGCTGCTTTGGGTGAGTTGCTGTTCTATATATCCACACAGAATGAGCATGCCAGAGACAGCAATCCACCAGAATCTCCATCAAAGGACAGCCGGACAGCATCTGGCTGGCAGGTTAGCCACATTGCTTAAACCTTCCTTTGCGTTCTGGTATATGTATATCTTGATTAATCTTGTCTGTGCATTATTGGTATCCGTCCTCCAGAAAAGGTCAGAACCTCTTCCTggacttatttattttctaccCATTAACTGAAGTCTTAAAAGaaatgcttaaaaaaaatgttggtgAAGGATATCCTTTATGCATTCAGTCTAGGATCTTCTAATATTTCCTTGTTGAATAACTTCATTTCGTTGAATGCAGGTTCCAAATTCTTTGATTTCATTGGTGTCGTCAGTTTTACGTAAAGGGGAGGATGATATGACGCAACTTTATGCATTGAGgacaattgaaaatatttgcaGTCAAGGAGGACATTGGGTTGCTCGTTTCACCAGCCAGGATGTCATAAGTAACCTCTGTTACATATACAGAGCTACAGGGAAGCAGGAGAGCATGAGGCTAACTGCAGGATCATGTTTAGTTCGCCTTGTTCGTTTCAACGCTCCAAGCATGCAGTCAGTAATGGATAAACTTTCAATTAAGGATATTGCATCCTCCCTCATTAAGGGTAGTCCACGTGAGCAGCAAATCAGTTTAAATCTTCTAAACCTGGCCATGCTTGGAAGCCAGATGTGCACTAATATTGGGCGAAATCTACTGCCCTTGGTGGAAGATAAGAATTTGGTCCCCAGTCTTGTGTCTCTCACTGAACAGGGAAGTGAAGTTCTAAGAGGAAAGGCTCTAGTGTTTGTTTCTCTCCTTTGTAAGAATGGAAGGAGGTGGCTGCTGCACTTTTTCTGCAATTCTAGGTTGCTTTCCTCTGTGGACAGGCTGGGAAAAGAGAAGGACAGCTTTCTGCAGCAATGTCTTGAAGCATTTGTGCATGTCGTGGCATCTATTATACCTGGTCTTTTGGATACTATTACTGGAGACATTCAACAAATGATGGGAGGAAGGCGACATGGGCAGATCTCTGCCATTACAAGCCGAGCTGCTCCCAAGACCAATGTTCATTTGTTTCCTGttgttcttcatcttcttgGGAGCTCATCCTTTAAGAACAGGGTGGTGAGTCCCCCGGTACTGCAGCAGTTGGCAAATCTTTGTAAAGTTGTGGAGACACAATTTCAGGTGGGTATCCACCACTACCTcagcaattattttttgcaTTGTTAGGTATTGGTTTTTCCTTTGGAAAGGACATACAGTTATGTTTTCAAAACTGACTTCAATTATTAAAACTCAGTATAATCTGTGAGTTGCCTagattgaataattttctAGGTCAAGTAAAACAAGAGATGATTGTAGTTCTCTGTCTCTCTAGCAAATTGCTTCGTTTGCCTGCCTTGGTCAGGTGTTATGTGTGCAACCACCATAGAACAGAGAAAGTGGgttgaaattttaacttatGCTCGAAATTGGTAGTCATACAAAAGACTTAGGAGTGAGGTTGATATACTGATATAcagcctctttttttttttttttccagggGAGGGATGATTTCCAGATAACACTTCTACGAATTCTGGAATCTATTTCAGAGGAATCCAATGTAATTCTTGGAAACCCCGAAATTTTTTTCCATGAAATTCTCCCCAGTCTGACTGTTCTATATAAGGGTAATAAGGATGGCGATGCCAGATTTTTGTGCCTGAAGATTTTATCTGATgtgatgattattttattgaatgaaCCTGTTGAAGATGAGCAGAGATTGCAAGACTTGAAGTCCATATCAAATTCTCACTTCCTTCCTTTGTATCCTACCTtgattgaagatgaagatccTATTCCCATGTATGCGCAGAAGGTTCTTGTCATGCTTATAGAGTCtggttatattaaaatttcagacattCTACATCTGAAGACAGTTTCAcaatgttttgaatttttgctGGGTGACCTTTCCAGTGCAAATGTAAGTAATGTGAAGTTGTGTCTGGCTCTGGCTTCTGCCCCCGAAATGGAATCCAAGTTACTTTCTCAGCTGAAAGTAGTCAGGAGGATTGGAAACCTTTTAGAGCTTGTATATGCAAAGGATATGGAGGATTTTCTTGAACCGACTCTTGGTCTGTGTAGAGCATTTCTTCTTCGTTCAGTAAGCAGTAGAAAAGGCTTCAACTACACAAAGGAACCAGCACTTTTAGGTGACTGTTCTGCTGAGTATGGCACTGCAATTGATCAACAGCAAAGTATAAGAGACATAATGGACTTTAGTGGAAATGTTGGTGTCTTCCTGAAGCTGAGCTGTTCCCAGGAAGCAAATGTTGCTGATGTAGCATCTGAATGTGTAGTACTGTTGCTCAAGGCAGCTCCAAGGGAAGGTACAACTGGATTTCTTACTAATCTTGCAAAGGTCACCGCAATCCTCGAATCCTGGCGGAGGGGAACCTCTCACTTAATTTTACAGCGTGTGTTACATGCTCTTGGTTATTCTTGTAGGCAATATTTGTCACACGCGATGATATTATCAATATCCATAAACGAAATATCAAGGATTGAAGCCATTATTTCTGAGATGAAAACTTCAAGTACTACTACTTTAGCCGATGCTGCTTTGCTTGCAGCCTCTGAGTTGCAGCGTCTACCTCGCTGCCTTTGAAGTTTTGGTGTTtgtattaatcaattttttaagaaaaggaaTACTCTTTGAATATGTATATGATGATATGAAGTATTTTCGGTACTATTCTTAGTTTACATTCTATCATATTTAGAAATGTCTTTTTGCCCATATTTGATGCAGGTGTAATTGGAATGACACATTAAGCCTTTGAATTTGAGCATGCCCACGTCCAGTGGTTCTGAAGAACTCTCTCTAGCAATTGTGTTGCCTTTTCTTCAGATACTGCTTTGATCACATTCGAGGAATCAGATGGTGTTGTTAATACCGCTTCCAAGTTTGCATTCTTAGTATATTACTCTAATCAAAGAATTGATTAACCGATAATTAGGGGCGCCAAAATCACGGGAGTCACAAATGAAAGGAATCCTCTGCATACAAATATGTCAAAACAAAACTAACAAATGTTTTTTCTACCCAACTTTGTCTCTTCCCCTTGTGCCAACCTGTAATTTTTCACTATTTTCCATTCAATAAATGCCACGTGGCACATGACCCACCTTTTGCCCTTTGGTCATACTTTTTTAAAAGCACTTGCATCATAACTTCCACCAAAAGCCCACTCACTCACTCCCCACTTTTCCTAAGAAGAAAAGCTTCTCATTACTAAGAGTCTCAAATATTTTGCGCTACATTACTCTCTCCAATAAGTGTGCCattgatttcttcatcattaGCATGGCCTCCTTTTGGTTTCTCTTAGTATTAGTCCTCACTATGGACCCTTGTATCTCATCTTTAGCTTCTGAACATCAGCCTACTTCAGAAACCTCAAACATAATCACAGCTTCACCAGCAACATTGTCAACAAATCCTCCGCAGTCTCTATCTCCTCACCAAGAACTCTCGCCAGACATTTCTCCTCTCTTGCCGTCTCCCGGCGGCACATTGCCTGCTCCAACTAGCTCTTCCATGCCCACCATTCCTGCCAACCCCAGTCCTCCAAACCCTGATGATGAGTTTCT encodes:
- the LOC102616631 gene encoding serine/threonine-protein kinase RUNKEL, with translation MNQYHIYEAIGRGKYSTVYKGRKKKTIEYFAIKSVDKSQKSKVLQEVRMLHSLDHPNVLRFYSWYETSAHLWLVLEYCVGGDLMSLLRQDNQLPEDSIRDLAQDLVRALQYLHSKGIIYCDLKPSNILLDENGRTKLCDFGLARKLSDASKAPSSMLPQAKCGTPCYMAPELFEEGGVHSYASDLWGLGCVLYECYAGRPPFVGREFTQLVKSILSDPSPPLPGNPSRPFANLINSLLVKDPAQRLHWSDLCGHAFWRTKLTPMPLPPQPAFDSMIELYTKPCLSERNDNRSLQSKTPPKSREKDLKGAVRQDENSMLGSTPVRVTPSGRKTQTKTSGRVFEEKRKDPSGTTRQVNLLRLSRIVKSNLQRENDKENYRRPLPNGSENDSEVKIENNDMELDFNENTEDETNDEPDGPDNPNCASEDKLSGQPQHHEKAEETGRNGNHSGTPSAEGMPVSDESRKQDRESSPERVEVAATPPTVSPQLKTTRIREGSGPPLDSESSRSSNSLSQVLWHPSDLSVRPVMPSRKADKVSEVFPSLPFEALKASDFVKMSKEQLDALNARILAVLNGNSSIGEKQNVVRYLEMLSSNADAANILTSGPIMLVLVKMLRLSKTSALRVQLASLIGLFIRHSTFINDDLANSGILGSLTDGLRDKQEKVRRFSMAALGELLFYISTQNEHARDSNPPESPSKDSRTASGWQVPNSLISLVSSVLRKGEDDMTQLYALRTIENICSQGGHWVARFTSQDVISNLCYIYRATGKQESMRLTAGSCLVRLVRFNAPSMQSVMDKLSIKDIASSLIKGSPREQQISLNLLNLAMLGSQMCTNIGRNLLPLVEDKNLVPSLVSLTEQGSEVLRGKALVFVSLLCKNGRRWLLHFFCNSRLLSSVDRLGKEKDSFLQQCLEAFVHVVASIIPGLLDTITGDIQQMMGGRRHGQISAITSRAAPKTNVHLFPVVLHLLGSSSFKNRVVSPPVLQQLANLCKVVETQFQGRDDFQITLLRILESISEESNVILGNPEIFFHEILPSLTVLYKGNKDGDARFLCLKILSDVMIILLNEPVEDEQRLQDLKSISNSHFLPLYPTLIEDEDPIPMYAQKVLVMLIESGYIKISDILHLKTVSQCFEFLLGDLSSANVSNVKLCLALASAPEMESKLLSQLKVVRRIGNLLELVYAKDMEDFLEPTLGLCRAFLLRSVSSRKGFNYTKEPALLGDCSAEYGTAIDQQQSIRDIMDFSGNVGVFLKLSCSQEANVADVASECVVLLLKAAPREGTTGFLTNLAKVTAILESWRRGTSHLILQRVLHALGYSCRQYLSHAMILSISINEISRIEAIISEMKTSSTTTLADAALLAASELQRLPRCL
- the LOC102616343 gene encoding classical arabinogalactan protein 25 — translated: MASFWFLLVLVLTMDPCISSLASEHQPTSETSNIITASPATLSTNPPQSLSPHQELSPDISPLLPSPGGTLPAPTSSSMPTIPANPSPPNPDDEFLAPGPDSALSPLGSLPASSRAPANLLQPLHLAAYVALATYCSTHHILRM